A stretch of the Streptococcus suis genome encodes the following:
- a CDS encoding HAD family hydrolase: protein MYQTILFDLDGTLTDSGQGILNSVAFALKKMGIEETKPDHLRRFIGPPLYESFSQFYQLNPEETQAAVNAFRIYFKEKGMFENQLYPGIVLLLEKLKSAGKTLAIATSKPELFAKQILKHFEIDHFFDVIAGASLDNSRISKADVIAYALKQLGNFPQPAVMVGDREHDIEGAHMNQLPAIGVLYGYGNTEEFEKAGATCIVKNVAELSDFLLS from the coding sequence ATGTATCAAACTATATTATTTGATTTAGATGGAACATTAACAGATTCTGGTCAAGGTATTTTAAATTCCGTTGCATTTGCACTCAAAAAAATGGGGATTGAAGAAACGAAGCCAGATCATTTGAGACGGTTCATCGGACCGCCACTCTATGAATCTTTTTCACAGTTCTATCAATTGAATCCAGAAGAAACACAGGCTGCAGTCAATGCTTTTCGCATCTATTTTAAAGAAAAGGGAATGTTTGAAAATCAACTTTATCCTGGAATTGTTCTACTTCTTGAAAAGTTAAAGTCTGCCGGCAAAACCCTTGCGATTGCTACTTCGAAACCCGAATTATTCGCAAAACAAATCCTTAAACATTTTGAAATTGATCATTTTTTTGATGTGATTGCGGGAGCAAGTCTGGACAATAGTCGTATCAGTAAGGCAGATGTGATTGCATATGCGCTGAAACAATTAGGCAATTTTCCTCAACCTGCAGTCATGGTCGGTGACAGAGAGCATGATATAGAAGGTGCTCACATGAACCAACTTCCTGCAATCGGAGTTCTTTACGGCTATGGAAATACTGAAGAGTTTGAAAAAGCAGGTGCAACTTGTATTGTAAAGAATGTAGCTGAACTGAGTGATTTTCTTCTAAGTTAA
- a CDS encoding ABC transporter ATP-binding protein: MSMLKVENLSVHYGVIEAVKNVSFEVNEGEVVTLIGANGAGKTSILRTISGLVRPSSGTISFLGNEIQKVPARKIVADGLSQVPEGRHVFAGLTVMENLEMGAFLRNNREEYQANLKKIFARFPRLEERKNQDAATLSGGEQQMLAMGRALMSQPKLLLLDEPSMGLAPIFIQEIFDIIQDIQKQGTTVLLIEQNANKALAIADRGYVLETGKVALSGTGKELLASEEVKKAYLGG, encoded by the coding sequence ATGTCAATGTTAAAAGTTGAAAATTTATCGGTACATTATGGCGTCATTGAGGCGGTAAAGAATGTATCATTTGAAGTAAACGAAGGAGAGGTCGTTACCTTGATTGGTGCCAATGGTGCAGGTAAAACCTCTATCCTTCGTACGATATCTGGACTTGTTCGTCCATCTTCAGGAACGATTTCTTTCCTTGGAAATGAGATTCAAAAAGTTCCAGCCCGTAAAATTGTAGCAGATGGTTTATCACAAGTTCCAGAAGGTCGTCATGTTTTTGCAGGTTTGACCGTTATGGAAAACTTGGAGATGGGTGCCTTCCTACGCAATAATCGTGAAGAGTACCAAGCAAACTTGAAGAAAATATTTGCTCGTTTCCCACGCTTGGAAGAACGAAAAAATCAGGATGCTGCTACCCTTTCAGGTGGTGAACAACAGATGTTAGCAATGGGACGTGCTCTCATGAGCCAACCAAAACTCTTGCTCCTTGATGAACCTTCAATGGGACTAGCACCAATCTTCATCCAAGAAATTTTTGATATTATCCAAGATATTCAAAAGCAAGGCACAACCGTCCTCTTGATTGAACAAAATGCCAACAAAGCCCTCGCCATCGCTGACCGCGGCTACGTCCTCGAAACAGGAAAAGTCGCCCTCTCAGGAACAGGAAAAGAACTCCTCGCCTCAGAAGAAGTCAAAAAAGCATATCTGGGTGGCTAA
- a CDS encoding ABC transporter ATP-binding protein, whose translation MVLLEVKDLTKNFGGLTAVGDVTMELHEGELVGLIGPNGAGKTTLFNLLTGVYEPSEGTITLAGTLLNGKAPSKIASLGLGRTFQNIRLFKNMTVLENVLIGLGNHGKAEVFASFFRLPAFYKNEESLKTKAIELLKIFDLDGDVDTLAKNLPYGQQRRLEIVRALATEPKILFLDEPAAGMNPQETAELTQLIRKIKEEFNITIMLIEHDMSLVMEVTERIYVLEYGRLIAHGTPAEIRSNKRVIEAYLGGEA comes from the coding sequence ATGGTATTACTTGAAGTAAAAGATTTAACCAAGAACTTCGGTGGACTAACTGCTGTTGGTGATGTAACCATGGAGCTCCATGAAGGAGAATTGGTTGGGCTTATCGGTCCTAACGGTGCTGGCAAAACAACGCTTTTTAACCTTTTAACTGGAGTTTATGAACCGAGCGAAGGTACTATCACTCTTGCTGGTACACTTTTAAATGGTAAAGCGCCATCAAAAATCGCCTCACTTGGTCTTGGTCGGACATTCCAAAATATCCGACTCTTCAAAAACATGACCGTTTTAGAAAATGTTTTGATTGGTCTTGGCAACCATGGGAAAGCAGAAGTTTTTGCAAGTTTTTTCCGTCTTCCAGCGTTCTATAAGAATGAAGAATCCTTGAAAACAAAAGCGATCGAACTTTTGAAAATTTTTGATTTGGATGGCGATGTAGATACTCTAGCTAAAAACCTTCCATACGGTCAACAACGTCGTTTGGAAATCGTTCGTGCTCTTGCGACTGAACCAAAAATTCTTTTCTTGGATGAACCTGCAGCTGGTATGAACCCACAAGAAACAGCAGAATTGACCCAACTCATCCGTAAAATCAAGGAAGAATTTAACATCACAATCATGTTGATTGAACATGATATGAGTCTGGTTATGGAAGTTACAGAGCGAATTTATGTATTGGAATATGGCCGTTTAATCGCGCATGGAACTCCTGCAGAAATTCGTAGCAACAAACGTGTCATTGAAGCATACCTCGGAGGTGAAGCCTAA
- a CDS encoding branched-chain amino acid ABC transporter permease: MKQNLKVNAIWLAILLAGFGLIQGLVAAGILNIYYIQIVQQIGIQIILAVGLNLIVGFSGQFSLGHAGFMAIGAYSVGIIGKMMPSYGGFAVALIVGMLISGAVALLVGIPTLRLKGDYLAIATLGVAEIIRILIINGGSLTNGAAGIMSIPLFTSWPLVYIFVIITTLVTVNFLRSPMGRATISVREDEIAAESVGVNPTFVKVLAFVFGAMTAAIAGGLHAGYVGTIVPKDFAFMTSVNILIIIVLGGLGSITGTFVAAIVLGVLNVFLKRYSDISMIIYSLALILLMIFRPGGLLGTKEFSVAALLKKKEVK, translated from the coding sequence ATGAAGCAAAATTTAAAAGTTAATGCGATTTGGTTGGCTATCTTATTAGCTGGTTTTGGTCTGATTCAAGGTCTTGTTGCAGCAGGGATTTTAAACATCTACTATATCCAAATTGTTCAACAAATCGGTATTCAAATTATCTTGGCTGTCGGTTTAAACTTGATTGTTGGTTTCTCTGGTCAATTTTCTCTAGGTCATGCTGGTTTTATGGCTATTGGAGCATATTCTGTCGGGATTATTGGTAAAATGATGCCATCCTACGGTGGATTTGCTGTTGCGTTGATTGTTGGAATGTTGATTTCAGGTGCAGTTGCTTTGTTGGTTGGTATCCCAACCTTGCGCTTAAAGGGTGACTATCTTGCAATTGCGACTCTTGGTGTTGCTGAAATCATTCGTATTTTGATTATCAATGGTGGAAGTCTTACCAACGGTGCAGCTGGTATCATGTCTATTCCACTCTTTACAAGCTGGCCTTTAGTTTATATTTTTGTTATTATCACAACCTTGGTAACAGTAAACTTCTTACGTAGCCCAATGGGAAGAGCAACGATTTCAGTTCGTGAGGATGAAATTGCAGCTGAGTCTGTCGGTGTTAATCCGACATTTGTTAAGGTTTTAGCCTTTGTCTTCGGTGCCATGACAGCAGCCATTGCAGGTGGTCTCCATGCAGGTTATGTTGGAACAATTGTTCCTAAAGACTTTGCCTTCATGACTTCAGTGAATATTTTGATTATCATTGTATTAGGTGGTTTGGGTTCAATCACTGGTACCTTTGTGGCAGCTATTGTACTTGGTGTCTTGAACGTCTTCTTGAAGAGGTATTCAGATATTTCAATGATCATTTACTCATTGGCACTGATTCTTTTGATGATCTTCCGTCCTGGTGGTCTTTTAGGAACCAAAGAATTTAGCGTAGCAGCTCTACTCAAGAAGAAGGAGGTTAAGTAA
- a CDS encoding branched-chain amino acid ABC transporter permease yields MLQQLVNGLILGSVYALLALGYTMVYGIIKLINFAHGDLYMMGAFMGYFLLNNLTFIGDGGTRFFIALILAMVGTAILGVVLEFLAYRPLRNSTRIAALITAIGVSFFLEYTMIKFFSADVKAFPQAIEAVTFHLGPVSVTNIQLIILGVSLFLMIALQLIVKRTKMGKAMRAVSVDSDAAQLMGINVNRTISFTFALGSALAGAAGVLLGLYYNQIEPLMGMTPGLKAFVAAVLGGIGIIPGAALGGFVIGIIETFTYVISLDTFRDAIVYAVLIIILLVRPSGILGKNVKEKV; encoded by the coding sequence ATGCTTCAACAACTTGTCAATGGTTTGATTCTTGGTTCTGTTTACGCACTATTAGCCCTTGGGTATACCATGGTGTACGGAATCATCAAACTCATTAACTTTGCCCACGGTGACCTATACATGATGGGTGCGTTTATGGGGTATTTTCTATTAAATAATTTAACGTTTATTGGGGATGGAGGAACTCGTTTCTTTATTGCACTTATTCTGGCAATGGTAGGGACAGCTATTCTCGGTGTTGTACTAGAGTTTTTGGCCTATCGTCCTTTGCGAAATTCAACACGTATTGCAGCCTTGATTACAGCTATCGGAGTTTCTTTCTTCTTGGAATACACTATGATTAAGTTCTTTTCGGCTGACGTAAAAGCATTCCCACAAGCAATTGAAGCAGTAACCTTCCACTTGGGTCCAGTTTCTGTAACCAATATTCAGTTGATTATTCTTGGTGTCTCATTGTTCTTGATGATTGCTCTGCAATTAATCGTGAAGCGTACAAAAATGGGGAAAGCCATGCGTGCGGTTTCAGTTGATAGTGATGCAGCGCAGTTGATGGGGATTAACGTAAACCGTACGATCAGCTTTACTTTTGCTCTTGGATCAGCACTTGCTGGTGCAGCCGGTGTTCTTTTAGGCCTTTATTACAACCAAATCGAGCCTTTGATGGGGATGACACCAGGTTTGAAAGCCTTTGTTGCTGCGGTATTAGGTGGTATTGGTATTATTCCAGGTGCGGCTCTTGGTGGATTTGTTATCGGTATTATTGAAACCTTCACCTATGTGATAAGTTTAGATACATTCCGTGATGCAATCGTGTACGCTGTTCTTATTATCATCCTCTTGGTACGTCCGAGTGGTATCCTTGGTAAGAATGTGAAAGAGAAGGTGTAA
- a CDS encoding branched-chain amino acid ABC transporter substrate-binding protein, with protein sequence MKTRKFAVAIATFASAALLAACGNVSTTNTSAAGSTVGETFKIGYNLELSGAVSSYGQTEENGANLAVKEINAAGGIDGKKIEVITKDNKSETAEAATVATSLASEGANVVIGPATSGASAASIPALTSAGVPMISPSGTQTNLVENDKGEVQEYFFRTTFTDGYQGEIMAKYATENLSAKKVVLYFDNSSDYGKGVAEAFKKAYTGEIVSEITFASGDKDFQAALTKLKGKEFDAIIMPGYYNETGTIVKQARSLGIEQPILGSDGFDSPQFTELATASAASNVYYLSAFVTSASEKAQAFYDAYVKEYNEEPSMFSALAYDSVYMAAEAAKGAKDSAAVKDNLAALKDFEGVTGTMSIDENHNVVKSVYVVGLTNGEQSSVDTISVD encoded by the coding sequence ATGAAAACAAGAAAATTTGCAGTAGCAATCGCTACATTTGCTTCAGCAGCTCTCCTTGCTGCCTGTGGCAATGTTTCAACAACCAATACATCCGCAGCTGGTTCAACTGTTGGGGAAACATTTAAAATCGGTTATAACTTAGAGTTATCTGGTGCTGTTTCATCTTATGGTCAAACAGAAGAAAATGGTGCCAACCTTGCAGTAAAAGAAATCAATGCTGCTGGTGGTATTGATGGCAAAAAGATTGAAGTTATCACAAAAGACAATAAATCTGAAACTGCTGAAGCTGCAACGGTTGCAACAAGCTTGGCAAGTGAGGGTGCAAACGTCGTGATTGGCCCTGCAACATCAGGAGCTTCAGCAGCATCTATTCCAGCTTTGACTTCAGCAGGTGTTCCAATGATTTCTCCTTCAGGTACACAAACAAACTTGGTTGAAAATGATAAAGGTGAGGTACAAGAATATTTCTTCCGTACAACCTTTACAGATGGATACCAAGGTGAAATCATGGCTAAGTACGCTACTGAAAACTTGTCAGCTAAGAAAGTTGTTCTTTACTTTGACAACTCATCTGATTACGGTAAAGGTGTAGCTGAGGCCTTCAAGAAAGCTTACACAGGAGAAATTGTTTCAGAAATTACATTTGCTTCTGGTGACAAAGACTTCCAAGCTGCATTGACAAAATTGAAAGGCAAAGAATTCGATGCTATCATTATGCCTGGTTATTACAATGAAACTGGTACAATTGTGAAACAAGCACGTAGTCTTGGTATCGAACAGCCAATCCTTGGTTCAGACGGTTTCGACTCTCCACAATTTACTGAGTTGGCAACTGCTTCAGCAGCTTCAAACGTTTACTACCTTTCAGCATTTGTAACATCAGCAAGTGAAAAAGCACAAGCATTCTACGATGCATATGTGAAAGAATACAACGAAGAGCCATCAATGTTCTCAGCTCTTGCATATGACTCAGTTTATATGGCAGCAGAAGCAGCAAAAGGTGCAAAAGATTCAGCAGCTGTGAAAGATAACCTTGCAGCTTTGAAAGACTTCGAAGGTGTTACTGGTACCATGTCTATTGATGAGAATCATAACGTTGTGAAATCAGTTTATGTTGTTGGTTTGACAAATGGTGAGCAATCTTCAGTGGATACAATTTCAGTTGACTAA
- a CDS encoding DUF2129 domain-containing protein, protein MFEKKDRISLTVYLHYNRDARKLNKYGDIVYHSKRLRYVLVYMDKDKVDVAITKLKKEKFVKKLVPSYIKELDHNFVGSLWRESIDKPEPARISS, encoded by the coding sequence ATGTTTGAGAAGAAAGATCGGATTAGTTTAACAGTATATTTACATTATAACCGTGATGCCCGTAAATTAAACAAATACGGAGATATCGTCTATCACTCCAAACGCTTACGGTATGTTCTTGTCTATATGGATAAAGATAAAGTAGATGTGGCCATTACAAAACTAAAGAAGGAGAAGTTTGTTAAAAAATTAGTTCCTTCATATATAAAAGAATTGGATCATAACTTTGTAGGGAGTCTATGGCGTGAATCGATTGATAAGCCAGAGCCAGCCCGCATATCGTCATAA
- a CDS encoding ATP-dependent Clp protease proteolytic subunit produces the protein MIPVVIEQTSRGERSYDIYSRLLKDRIIMLTGQVEDNMANSIIAQLLFLDAQDPTKDIYLYVNTPGGSVSAGLAIVDTMNFIKADVQTIVMGTAASMGTIIASSGTKGKRFMLPNAEYLIHQPMGGTGGGTQQTDMAIAAEHLLKTRNKLEKILADNSGKTVKQIHKDAERDYWMSAEETLAYGFIDQIMYDTKTK, from the coding sequence ATGATTCCAGTAGTTATTGAACAAACTAGTCGCGGTGAGCGCTCGTATGATATTTATTCACGTTTGCTGAAAGACCGCATCATTATGTTGACAGGTCAGGTTGAGGACAATATGGCCAATTCGATTATTGCCCAATTGCTATTCCTAGATGCACAAGATCCAACAAAAGATATTTATCTCTATGTAAATACACCTGGGGGTTCTGTTTCTGCAGGTCTTGCCATCGTGGATACAATGAACTTCATTAAAGCAGACGTACAGACAATTGTAATGGGTACTGCAGCAAGTATGGGAACAATCATTGCTTCAAGTGGTACAAAAGGCAAACGTTTCATGCTTCCTAATGCAGAATACCTGATTCACCAACCAATGGGAGGCACTGGTGGTGGCACTCAGCAAACTGACATGGCAATCGCAGCAGAACACCTCTTAAAAACTCGTAACAAGTTAGAAAAAATCTTGGCGGACAATTCTGGTAAGACAGTCAAACAAATCCATAAGGATGCAGAACGTGACTATTGGATGTCTGCTGAAGAAACCTTGGCATACGGCTTTATCGACCAAATTATGTACGATACAAAGACTAAGTAA
- a CDS encoding uracil phosphoribosyltransferase: MGKFQVISHPLIQHKLSILRRTTTSTKDFRELVNEIAMLMGYEVLRDLPLEDVEIETPITKTVQKQIAGKKLAIVPILRAGIGMVDGLLSLVPAAKVGHIGMYRDEETLQPVEYLVKLPEDIDQRHILVVDPMLATGGSAILAVDSLKKRGASNIKFVALVSAPEGVKALQDAHPDIDIFTAALDEKLNDKGYIVPGLGDAGDRLFGTK, translated from the coding sequence ATGGGTAAATTCCAAGTCATTTCACACCCACTCATTCAGCATAAATTGTCTATCCTCCGTAGAACAACAACTTCTACAAAAGATTTCCGTGAGTTGGTCAATGAAATTGCCATGTTAATGGGCTACGAAGTATTGCGTGACTTGCCACTTGAAGATGTGGAAATTGAAACACCGATTACAAAAACAGTTCAAAAACAAATTGCAGGTAAGAAATTAGCTATTGTGCCAATTCTTCGTGCTGGTATTGGTATGGTCGATGGTTTGCTTAGCTTGGTTCCGGCAGCTAAAGTTGGTCATATTGGTATGTACCGCGATGAAGAAACCTTACAACCAGTTGAATACCTTGTGAAATTACCAGAAGATATTGATCAACGCCATATCTTGGTAGTAGACCCAATGTTAGCAACTGGTGGTTCAGCAATTCTTGCAGTGGATTCCTTGAAAAAACGTGGAGCTTCAAATATTAAATTTGTTGCCTTGGTATCCGCTCCAGAAGGTGTGAAAGCACTTCAAGATGCACATCCAGATATCGATATCTTTACAGCAGCCTTGGATGAAAAACTCAATGATAAAGGCTATATCGTTCCAGGTCTTGGAGATGCTGGTGATCGCCTTTTCGGTACTAAATAA
- a CDS encoding alpha-glucosidase, translating to MSEIQKTDWWKKSVIYQIYPRSFQDSNGDGVGDIRGIISRLDYLHELGIDAIWLSPVYQSPMDDNGYDISDYQGIAPEFGTMEDMEELIAEGHKRNIKIIMDLVLNHTSDEHFWFQEALKGPDNPYYDYYVWADEPNELRSTFSGSAWEYVPHLNKYYLHQFSVKQPDLNWKNPALKQEIWDMINFWIEKGVGGFRLDVIDLIGKEPEKLITADGPTLHPLIQELNEKTFGAYDLVTVGETWSADPENAQLYSHPDRKEFSMIFQFEHVGLDQQEGKEKWDLAPLDPARLHNVLSKWQTELVGKGWNSLFWNNHDLPRAISRFGDDRPAFRELSGKMLAIYLHFMSGTPYIYQGEEIGMINTPITDINQADDIETRRMYAERIENGFTKEELITSINAKGRDNARRPMQWTGAEGAGFSTGQAWLAFGDTVKDINVEKALADKQSLFYTYQKLIALRKEYPCMSEGKYEVMETGNSSVMAYRKYDEQDDFIILVNFTSDEQAFEVSSEGYSLFMHNYEEDAFLAGQLLRPYEAIVLKK from the coding sequence ATGTCAGAAATACAAAAAACAGATTGGTGGAAGAAGTCCGTCATTTACCAAATTTACCCTCGTAGTTTTCAAGATTCAAATGGAGATGGAGTAGGGGATATTCGAGGGATTATCAGCAGATTAGATTATCTTCACGAGCTTGGAATTGATGCTATTTGGCTCAGTCCTGTTTATCAGTCCCCCATGGATGACAATGGTTACGACATCAGTGACTACCAAGGAATTGCTCCAGAATTTGGGACCATGGAAGATATGGAAGAGCTGATTGCAGAAGGCCATAAGCGCAATATCAAAATAATCATGGATTTGGTGCTCAATCATACCTCGGATGAACATTTCTGGTTTCAAGAAGCCCTCAAAGGACCAGATAATCCCTACTATGACTATTATGTTTGGGCTGATGAACCGAATGAATTACGCTCGACCTTCTCTGGCTCTGCTTGGGAATACGTTCCACATCTGAACAAATACTATCTCCACCAATTCTCTGTTAAGCAACCGGATTTGAACTGGAAAAATCCTGCTCTGAAACAAGAAATCTGGGATATGATCAATTTTTGGATTGAAAAAGGTGTTGGCGGTTTCAGGCTAGATGTGATTGATTTGATTGGAAAAGAACCGGAAAAATTAATTACAGCCGACGGACCGACTCTCCATCCTCTTATTCAGGAATTAAATGAGAAAACCTTTGGTGCTTACGACTTAGTGACTGTTGGGGAGACATGGAGTGCCGATCCAGAAAATGCTCAGTTATATTCACATCCTGATCGAAAAGAATTTTCGATGATTTTCCAATTTGAACATGTAGGACTTGATCAGCAGGAAGGGAAAGAAAAGTGGGATTTGGCACCGCTTGATCCAGCTCGTTTGCATAACGTTCTATCCAAATGGCAGACTGAACTGGTTGGTAAAGGCTGGAACTCACTTTTCTGGAATAATCATGATTTACCTCGTGCCATTTCTCGCTTCGGTGATGATCGACCTGCATTTCGTGAGCTAAGTGGTAAAATGTTGGCTATTTATCTTCATTTTATGTCAGGGACTCCTTATATCTACCAAGGTGAGGAAATCGGTATGATTAATACGCCAATTACAGATATTAACCAGGCTGATGATATTGAAACACGTCGCATGTATGCGGAACGGATTGAAAATGGCTTTACCAAGGAGGAATTGATTACTTCTATAAATGCCAAAGGTCGTGATAATGCTCGCCGTCCAATGCAATGGACAGGAGCAGAAGGAGCAGGCTTCAGTACAGGTCAAGCCTGGCTGGCTTTTGGAGATACTGTCAAAGACATCAACGTTGAAAAAGCACTTGCAGACAAACAATCGCTTTTCTATACCTATCAAAAATTAATCGCTCTTCGGAAAGAGTATCCTTGTATGTCCGAAGGAAAATATGAAGTGATGGAGACTGGAAATAGCTCGGTAATGGCCTACCGTAAATATGATGAACAGGATGATTTCATCATTCTGGTGAATTTCACAAGTGATGAGCAAGCCTTCGAAGTATCGAGCGAGGGATATTCCCTGTTTATGCATAATTACGAAGAAGATGCATTTTTGGCTGGACAATTATTGAGACCGTATGAGGCAATCGTTCTCAAAAAATAA
- the gtfA gene encoding sucrose phosphorylase — MKIKNQAMLITYSDSLGKNLKDLKNVLEGPLKDVVGGIHILPFFPSSGDRGFAPMDYTKVDPAFGDWSDIEALSKDYYLMFDFMINHISAKSPYFLDFLEKKDESAYADLFIRYKNFWPNGEPTQEDVDLIYKRKPRAPYRIATFADGSEEKVWCTFDEQQIDLDVTTETTRQFIQENLEQLAEHGASIIRLDAFAYANKKIGTNCFFVEPDIWEMLHFPRQLLAPKDVEILPEIHEHYTIQQKIAEQDYYVYDFALPMLVLHALYSGHVNRLIHWMEICPRKQFTTLDTHDGIGVVDVKDLLTDEEIEETREALYAQGANVKKIYSTEAYNNLDIYQINCTYYSALGNNDQAYLLARVLQCFAPGIPQIYYVGLLAGENDIELLESSKEGRNINRHYYDLDEIEQQVQRPVVQSLFKLLKFRNTSPAFDGEFSVKMLDETSMEIFWNNQDAGVSARLTANLKEKSFEIVEIEEDKITTIEL, encoded by the coding sequence ATGAAAATTAAAAATCAAGCTATGTTGATTACTTATTCGGATAGTTTAGGAAAGAATCTCAAGGATTTGAAAAATGTTCTTGAGGGGCCATTAAAGGATGTTGTGGGAGGTATCCATATTCTGCCGTTTTTCCCATCATCAGGTGACCGTGGTTTTGCGCCAATGGATTATACAAAGGTAGATCCTGCATTTGGAGATTGGTCAGATATTGAAGCATTGAGCAAGGACTATTATCTGATGTTCGATTTTATGATCAATCATATTTCTGCAAAATCTCCTTATTTCCTTGATTTTCTTGAAAAGAAAGATGAATCAGCTTATGCGGATTTGTTTATTCGCTATAAAAACTTTTGGCCAAATGGAGAACCAACACAAGAAGATGTTGATTTAATCTATAAGCGTAAACCTCGTGCTCCATATCGAATTGCAACATTTGCTGATGGTAGCGAGGAGAAGGTATGGTGTACCTTTGATGAGCAACAGATTGACTTGGATGTGACTACTGAGACAACACGCCAGTTCATCCAAGAAAATCTGGAACAGTTGGCAGAACATGGTGCTTCGATCATTCGTTTGGACGCCTTTGCTTATGCTAATAAAAAAATAGGAACCAACTGTTTCTTTGTGGAGCCTGATATTTGGGAAATGCTCCATTTTCCACGTCAGTTATTGGCACCGAAAGATGTAGAAATCTTGCCAGAAATTCATGAACACTACACCATTCAGCAGAAAATTGCGGAACAGGATTATTATGTTTATGATTTTGCCTTGCCAATGCTGGTTCTCCACGCTTTGTATTCTGGTCATGTCAATCGCCTGATTCACTGGATGGAGATTTGCCCTCGCAAGCAATTTACAACTCTTGATACACATGATGGAATAGGTGTTGTGGACGTTAAAGATTTGCTGACGGATGAGGAGATAGAGGAAACGCGTGAAGCCTTGTATGCACAAGGTGCCAATGTGAAGAAAATTTATAGTACAGAAGCCTATAATAATTTGGATATTTATCAGATTAACTGTACTTATTATTCTGCCCTTGGCAATAACGATCAAGCTTACCTATTAGCGCGTGTTCTACAATGTTTTGCACCAGGTATTCCACAGATTTACTATGTTGGTTTACTTGCAGGCGAAAATGATATTGAACTTTTAGAATCAAGTAAGGAAGGTCGCAATATCAATCGCCATTACTATGATTTGGATGAAATCGAGCAGCAAGTGCAACGTCCTGTGGTACAATCCTTGTTTAAACTCTTAAAATTCCGTAATACAAGTCCAGCTTTCGACGGAGAGTTCTCTGTTAAGATGTTGGATGAAACAAGTATGGAAATTTTCTGGAATAATCAAGATGCAGGGGTATCTGCTCGCCTAACAGCAAATCTAAAAGAAAAATCCTTTGAAATTGTTGAAATAGAAGAGGACAAAATTACTACAATTGAGTTATAA
- a CDS encoding carbohydrate ABC transporter permease, whose amino-acid sequence MNKHKQKNWWVYLVLFSGILFMFIPLLVTIISSFKPTKEITGNFFGLPQEFTLSNYERLFNDGIVQYFSNSAIITIVSIALILLVIPMAAFAVARQMKRQTVFNFIYFFLIIGIFVPFQVIMLPMTKLMSSLGLNNVVGLIILYLTYAVPQALFLYVGYIKTIVPEEMDEAAAIDGCDKFTMYWKIIFPLMKPMHATVLIINALWVWNDFLLPLLVLNRDQAMWTLPLFQYNYKGMYFSDYGPSFASYVVGIIPILLVYLIFQKHIISGMTSGSVK is encoded by the coding sequence ATGAACAAGCACAAACAGAAAAATTGGTGGGTTTACTTAGTTCTCTTTAGTGGGATATTGTTCATGTTTATTCCACTATTGGTGACCATTATCAGTTCTTTTAAACCAACAAAGGAAATTACAGGAAATTTCTTTGGTTTGCCACAAGAGTTTACATTGAGCAACTATGAACGCCTGTTTAATGATGGAATTGTTCAATATTTTAGCAACTCAGCTATTATTACAATTGTATCAATTGCCCTCATTTTATTGGTTATTCCAATGGCAGCTTTCGCTGTAGCCCGTCAAATGAAACGCCAGACAGTATTTAACTTTATCTACTTTTTCTTGATTATTGGGATTTTTGTACCTTTCCAAGTGATTATGCTCCCAATGACCAAATTAATGTCAAGCCTTGGTTTGAACAATGTTGTCGGTTTGATTATTCTATATTTGACCTATGCAGTTCCTCAGGCCCTCTTCCTCTACGTCGGCTATATTAAGACCATTGTTCCTGAAGAAATGGATGAGGCGGCAGCTATTGATGGCTGTGATAAGTTTACCATGTATTGGAAAATTATTTTCCCTCTGATGAAACCGATGCATGCTACGGTATTGATCATCAATGCATTGTGGGTGTGGAATGACTTCCTTTTGCCACTCCTAGTATTAAACAGAGATCAAGCTATGTGGACTCTGCCCTTGTTCCAGTATAATTACAAAGGAATGTACTTTAGTGACTACGGTCCATCATTTGCTTCCTATGTTGTAGGAATTATCCCAATCCTACTTGTCTACCTAATCTTCCAAAAACATATTATTTCAGGTATGACGAGTGGTTCTGTCAAATAA